In the genome of Bremerella sp. P1, the window AACGTCGATGCCGATTCGTTATCAAAGTACGCCAGTCAAGACGCAGCGCCGCTGGAAATGGTTGCCCGGCAGTTTGACGTTCCAGGCTCGATGGCCCTGATGACCGTCGGGGCGGTGACCGCCATGCTGGGTGTGCTGTTGAACTTGCTCTTAGGTCTCTCACGCGTTCTGCTGGCGATGGGACGCCGCGGAGACATGCCGCGCGGTCTATCGCTGGTAGCCCAGTCGAGCGGAGTTCCCTGGACAGCAACGATCGCCATCGCCGTTTTGATCGGGGCGATCGTCTGTGTGGGGAGTGTGAAGCTGGCCTGGTCGTTCAGTGCGTTTACCGTGTTGATCTACTACGCCATCACCAATGCGTGTGCATTGCGATTGAAAGCGGAAGAGCGCCTCTACCCGCGGATCATCCCCATCTTGGGTTTGCTCTCGTGCCTGACCCTCTCATTCTGGGTCGATCGCCAGGTGTGGTTCGTGGGCATCGGTATTCTCGTCGTGGGTCTCGTATGGCATCAAATTGCGCGGCGTCTTTCTCAGGCCAACTGAAGCACGTTTGGGCTGTCTGAAAATAATTTCCAGGCGCACTATCCTACTGAGGCGCTGCGCCTCTAAATTGCTTGTATCGGCCTCGCATCTCTCCCGCTTCGGGGCGAAACCATTTTCTTTCTCAAGTCAATGAGCATCACCATGTCATCCGCCGACCCACAACCCGATCATCGTGGATCGCTCTCGCCAGAGAACGCTCCCCAGGTCGTGGTGCGCGCTGACAAGGTGTATGTCTGCTCGGCCTGCGGGACATTGGTCGAGATCCCAGCCGATGTTGTGGGCCAACTCGTCATCCCGGTCGCTCCTTCAACTCAGGATGAGCCAACAGCGACAGCGGCTTCCTCAGAGGCTTCCCCTCCCACCGAGCCGAAACAAAAGGCCGACCCAAATCAAGCTCTCACTGAAGAACGCCCATCAAAGTTCGTACCACCAAGCTCTCGGCCACCGCGCCCACGACTTCCTCGAAGGCCAAAGCGCAACGCATTCACCGGCGAGATCATCGACGGGCTTCGCGTGCCGTCTTCCCACCAACTGGACCGTGCGCTGGCGTGGGTCTCGTTCCATCTCAAAGTGCTCGACCGCCAAGGGAGCGAAATCAAGCGTCTGCAGAAGCTGCTCAAGAATCGCTGCTCGGCAGACCGGGTGGCACCGAATAGTCCTCACAGCAGTGCGCATGATCCTCCGGCCCGCGATTCGATCGGCCCGCCAGATCGTACCGATCACGGGCCTGCGCGCGCTGACTTGAACGTGGCCTCGCCATGCACCCAACCCAAAGGGCGCGAGCCTCCCTAAATACGTTGCTTTCTCCCTCATAGAAAGAGCACGCAAGCGGTGCTGGGTACCCGTTACCGAGCCTGCTTGGGTGTGTTCGATGCTGCGCATAGGGAAAACCGGCAAAAGTTGACCTGTGCTGCCGGGCGTACGATACTAGAGCAGCCCTCTCTTTATCCCTCCCTAACTAGATTTCCATGGAGCGCCCCAAGATCATGCCCTCGTCGAGTCAACATCGCAAACTAGCATCCTTGTTACTGACGCTTTTCGCGGCTGTCCTACTGCTGTCCTTTGAAAATAAGGCCATGTCGGCCGAGCCTGGCAGCAAGCCGAATGTCGTCTTCATTCTCATCGACGACATGCGTTTCGACGCGATGGGCTTCATGGGGCATCCTTTCCTGAAGACACCTCAGATCGACGCCATGGCCGCCAATGGGGCGAACTTCACCCAGGCGTTCGTGACGACCTCGCTTTGCTCGCCGAGCCGGGCCTCGATCCTGACTGGGCAGTACATGCACAATCACGGCGTGGTCGATAACAACGACACCGATCTGTCCGAAACGATCTTCTTCCCGCAGTATCTGCAGAAGGCCGGATACCAGACCGGCTTCTTCGGCAAGTGGCACATGGGTGGTGGAACCGACGCGCCGCGTCCCGGTTTCGATCAATGGGTCAGCTTCCGTGGGCAAGGACATTACAATCCGCCTGGACCGAAGTGGACTCTGAACGTCAACGGCAAGTCGGTTCCGCAGAAGGGCTACATCACCGATGAACTGACTGATTACGCCATCGATTGGCTCGACACGCTCGATCGCGACAAGCCATTCTTCTTGTACCTGTCGCACAAAGCCGTCCATGCTCGCTTTGAACCAGCTGAGCGTCACAAAGATCTTTACTCCGACGTCGAGATCGAAGCCCCTGGCTCGCAGGCCAACACCGAAGAGAACTACGCTGGCAAGCCAATGTGGGTGAAGAACCAACGCAACAGCTGGCACGGCGTCGACTTCCCGTATCACTC includes:
- a CDS encoding sulfatase family protein, whose protein sequence is MPSSSQHRKLASLLLTLFAAVLLLSFENKAMSAEPGSKPNVVFILIDDMRFDAMGFMGHPFLKTPQIDAMAANGANFTQAFVTTSLCSPSRASILTGQYMHNHGVVDNNDTDLSETIFFPQYLQKAGYQTGFFGKWHMGGGTDAPRPGFDQWVSFRGQGHYNPPGPKWTLNVNGKSVPQKGYITDELTDYAIDWLDTLDRDKPFFLYLSHKAVHARFEPAERHKDLYSDVEIEAPGSQANTEENYAGKPMWVKNQRNSWHGVDFPYHSSLNIKEYYRDYCRCMNAVDDSVGRVRKYLKDNKLDDNTVVMLMGDNGFLFGEHGLIDKRNAYEESMRVPLVVEAPGILAPSTTVDAVVANIDIGPTVLELAGIETPDHMDGMSFIRIASGKMDAKDWRKHLLYEYNWEWNFPHTPTMFALRGERYKFIQYHGIWDTDELYDLENDPHEMHNLINEPGLQSTVRNMRNALNQELKERGAMQVPFGAKRGPGANLRRESGSGAAEFPGTVLREKDSKQ